Part of the Lolium rigidum isolate FL_2022 chromosome 6, APGP_CSIRO_Lrig_0.1, whole genome shotgun sequence genome, TAGTGCTTGTCCTTTAGCATGGACTCTTGTATTGTGGCTTGACCTGCGAGAACATGTCGTGTATCTGATTGCACCTTGTGCATCACCATTGGGTTTGCCACCACTTCGGCCATCGCCCATTGCAGAGTAGTTGATGTGGTGTCGAGTGCTGCACCGAAGACATCCTGGGGAAATAATTCATGAACATAAATAAAATAAGGTGTAACTCATAtagtcatttttctgtttttttcttataCATATTTCCTCTATGCCAAAATATAGCCAAAATCACACCATGTGAAGTTTGACCAACTCTTTGGCTTGGACGTCCTTATTTTGGTTTCGGAGAAAAGGTGGCACGATATGATGGTGCGTAATCAGCGGAGAAGGTTCGAGTTTCACAGACATCGAGATCTTACTATCAGCACTACCCTTATGACTCCGTCGCTAAGAGAAATTTGGATGTCGCCTTCTTTCTAGATCCTCAACAACACGTCGACCAGGTTATGTTCATTGTCTCCATCTATGGACACCCTCCTCTCCTGGTGAGTTTTGAGGATGTTATCCATGAGCTTGAACATCTCTTGACGTATAAAACGTGCACATACTACCTAAAAAGTGGTATATATAATACCAAAATATTCTTACATACTTCATACTATATGTATATACTATTCGCTATGACCAAAACTACCTAGATTATGTGAAACACAGGTGGGAGTAACTACATCCGAGTGTAGTATGAATATTTCTATATAGGATATACATATATTGAACCATATTCGGTGGAAGCACACAATATAGTGATATAGATTACATATTAGTGcttaatatatacatatataagtCGCATGCCTATGTTTTAAGAGCATGTGATTTAACACATCTTATCCATCTAGAGGTGCATCTACACAGGAACATAAGGAATTGGATGCAGAAATAGGTTGGCCTTCCTGCTAAGAGTGACTCCAAACACCTCTGTCATGTCCATTTTTCCTGGTTCAACTCCTTTGGGCAGATCCAAAtcaaaatggtaaagaaggctaGCCAGAGCTATCTCAATACTTGCATGGGCAAATCCTATACCCGGACATATCCTCCTCCCAACCCCGAACGGAGTGAACTCAAAGTCCATACCTCTAAAATCGACATCGTTGTTGCCTTCGAACCTCTCCGGCATGAACATCTCTGGCTCATCCCAGTATTTCGGGTCCCTAGAGATCGCCCATACATTAGTGAGTACAATTGCCCCTCGTGGCACATCATATCCATGAAACTTGTAATCTTGCAGGCACAATCTAGGAAAGAACGGGGCAGGGGGGTGCAGCCGCAACGTCTCCTTGATTGTTGCCCTGAGGTAGTGCATGTCCTTTAGCATAGACTCTTGTATTGTGGCTTCACCTGCGAGAACACGTCGTGTCTCTAATTGCACCTTGTGCATCACAATTGGGTTTGCCACCAGTTCGGCCATCGCCCATTGCAGAGTAGTTGATGTGGTGTCGAGTGCTGCACCGAAGACATCCTGGGGAAATAATTCATGAGCATAAATAAAATAAGGTGTAACTAATATGgtcatttttttctgtttttcttcttATACATATTTCCTCTATGCCAAAATATAGTCAAAATCACaccatgtaaagtttgaccaactatTCAGCTTGGACGTTCTTCTTTTGGTTCCAGAGTAAAGGTGGCATGATGTGATGGTGCGTAATCAGCGGTAAAGGTTCGAGTTTCAGAGACATCGGGATCTTACTATCAGCACTGCCCTTATGACTCCGTCGGTAAGGGAAACTCGGATGTCGCCTTCTTTCTGGATCCTCAACAACACGTCGACCAGGTCATGTTCATCGTCTCCATCTGTGGATGCCCTCCTCTCCTGATGAGTTTTGAGGATGTTATCCATGAGCTTGAACATCTCTTGACGGTGCCGCTCCGCCTTCCCGCTGCCGCGTGGCAGAAGCCGCACGAGCCGCGACGAAGGGAAGAGGTCCCTGAGGTCGAACAGCGACGCCAGGCTCACTCCTTGCTTGACGATCTTCATGAACGCGGCTCTGTCTGGTAGCCTGTCACCGAAGATGGCGCGCACGGCCGAGTCTGTCATGAACTCGTCGAGCAGCTCGCCCACGTTCACGAGTCCGCCACCAGACGAGGATGACTTCGCCTGAACGGAGGATACAAGGcgggccgcctcctcctcacGGATGCGTTGAAATGACCCAATGCGCCGTGCGCTGAGCAGCTCTGTCATGAGGATCCGGCGAAGCAGGCGCCAGTGATCACCATATGGCGCAAATATGACCCCTTGGCCATGCCTGGAGAGCTCGTCGATGCCCGGGCTACTTAGCCGCTCCGAGAAGAGGGCCTCGTTGCCCTTGTAGATCTCCCTCACGGCCTCGGcggaggagacgacgatggccaCGCGCTCGCACACCCGGAGCAGCATCAGCGGGCCGTGGCGGAGGGAGAGGTCGCGGATAGTGCGGTGCGGGAGCCCCCGCAGCAGGTGGTGCAGGCTGCCGATGACCGGCAGCTGCCACGGGccgggaggcagcctcaagcggcGATGCTTGGTGCCGCTGCTGAAAACGGCGCGTAGGACGGCATAGAAGAGGAGAGCCAAGAAGAGGCATAATAAGCATAAATCGTAGTACGGCACCGTGGACTTCATGGGCGGGGAATGGCGGGAGAGTGATGGTTGTGCAGAGTGCAGACTAGCAGGCGAACAACACCTACGTATATATAGGAGCAACCCAAAACTGTTTTCGGTGCGGCGATAGTGATCGTCACCCAACTTGTGGCACACCGGATCAAATACGTGCTCTACAAttcaaggaaggaaaaaaaaTCGGGCCAAACACGTACGAGACTCCACGGCAGCCCCTAAAGGTTATACAGTTTGCGTACGTCTAGGATTAATGCAGCACTCCGTACACCCTTCAAACACATATTAAGAGATGAGATCGCTCTAATTCCTCAATCCTCATTAACGATTAGTTAAGTCGCACCTAAAAACGACTAATTAAGTCATATCTAGCCTGTATTAGCCCCTATGGCTAAATTGAACACGTATAGATCCATGCGTATATCATCCATATATGTATGAAATTGGTGATGATGAGGAAATACAAGAAACCACAAACGTCGAGAGGGAGAACCAGAGCACTCCGCGTCATCCTACATGGGCGACTCGGGCGGCAGAAACATTAGCCGCCAGTCTCGGCTGCAACTGGCAAAGCCCGTGCGGCAGAGGGCGGCAGCAAGGACTTCGTCTCGCGGCGCCGGGGCAGGCACGGCGGGCTCTTCTGCTGGTCTGAGGTCGGAGCTGCTGGGCTGGCTGGGATCGGCGCTGCCAGATCTAGCGTTCATGCCGAGGCAGCAGCCCGCGAAGGTGGTTCTGTGGCGCGAGGTGCTCTCGAGCCTCCGTGCCCACAATACGCGGGTCGGGTTAGCGCGATATTTTTGTTCTCATGATAATGCTGGTGGAAGTGGGACAGTTCCCGAACATAAGATCTATGTCAACTAGTTAATCATAAATTTCCCGTAAAACTAATTACATGCCAGATGCAGTAATTTCAGGAGAAATGGTTTGAAAGGTATGACTAATTGAAACATAGGGTAGCTAAAGACGCTGCATTTTGTATTTACTGTTTTCTCTTTAAGTAATCATCACGAGCAGAAAGTCAACTTTTTGGCCTGCACCAGATCTTTATTTGTGTAATGGAGTGGCTTGTACGGGGTGCTTGGCTTTGTCATAATTATGATTCTACAGTAAAATCACAATGAAAACGGTTTCACTAACGGAAACCTAACAAGATTATACAAGAGATCTGATGCAGGCCAAAAATTGACTTTCGAATATTTCCTAAATTTTGCGGCCAAAAATAACTCTTCTATGTGTACAGTGTACAACAGTTTTGCGTCGGACGTCCATTGGATGCAGCGCCTGGCCCTTTGATAAAAAAGCTGCAACAATGTTGTCCAACAGATTATAGGATCGGACAAAAATTGTATGCAAGGCAATTTCGAAGTTAAGCAGGCGTGCACGGTGCACGTGCTTTTGTAATTGGTCAACCATATATTGGTGTGTGTTTCTGTAGATGAACAATAGATGTGGTTGCATCAACACTGTAGGATGTCCTCGTCATCAGTAAAGGTCGCATGGAAATAGCTCAGACTTTATTTCCATATATAGTATCAGAACAATGACACAATACGCATAATTAACTTCAGATTTTCTATAAGTGTAGTGTAGCTTTAGACGCAACATAAATTCAGTTACGTTAAAACTCATCTTAAAGAGCATTTTAAAAGCTGTTCAtgttttttttgaacaaaaaaaaaagctgtTCATGTTGAGCGAGACATCATGTCCTATATAGATATACTCTTCGTTTCCTATTAATTGACTTTGATTCCGATTTAGTACAACTAGAAAGTACTTGACTTTGATTTATTATAACTATAGAGTACTCCCTCAGTTAGTATGGGAACGCTGTacaattttttttcagatttacgTCCAAAAATAAGGCGCAAGGTGTTGTTCAGCCCTGCTCTCCTCTGTTCCTATTGTTCTATCAGTTGTCGCTCCCCTCCCGAGTGGCGGCGGAGGCCCCAACCTCGCAACCCCAGTGGACGCCCATCATCCCCCGCCCCTCAGGTCGTCGCTTTTGTCGACTCCGGTGGCGGTGAAGGCTTCCCTTCCGTCGAAGGACGAAGGGATGGAGAAGGCTTCGCGGCGGCGCTTCATGGGAGGCAGTGGGGCGCATGCTGAGGATGTCGGGCGGGACGGTCGCGGTGGCCGTGGCCTGATGCACTTCGCCAGTCGTCCTAGAGTAGGTGTAGCGTTGGGTCCGTCGCCTTCGGCGGCGGTTAGGAGGTGGCGGTGATCTGGGCTAGAGTTGGGCCCTCTTGGCAGCACTCGATGCAGGAACCATGGCTTCGGCCAAGCCATCGTCGGTGTTCCATGCCGCCTTATTCTTCTCTGGTCATATGGCTGGAGTGACTGGCGTTGTGGGGGTTGCTGGTCTCGCAAATAAAATAattgtggtggtcctagggtttctctcgcgccaagACGAAGATCCACGTGATGCATGTACTTCTAGATTTGGCTGGAGTGTGGAGTTCTGAAAggatccgccggcgaatgtaacattgCGCCTTATTCCTGGAGTTTGctagatcgggtggtattcggttgtGTGcagccatgtttttattttgaccgtttggttctggagggagcagcgcgaagctctgttctgtttTGCCATGAGATGACTTTCTGGTGCATGGTGAAATCAGAAGcggggaatatcatgaaggccggattggaggaatAGTGATAAAGGTTCGAGTCTCTGTGATATTGAGGGACTTGGTTTAGGTATTCTGGGTTTGGCGGCATGTGCATGACACTACCTtaaactagtcacaatgggaagtatcatacactagtatcatgcacatgatactagtttatgatactaaccccataatgcatagtatcataagatagtatcatattatcatcgtatttaatgttttgtagaatctcaatgcaaatttgtgtacatgatgtgtttgtcattaaattttctagttttcCTATGATACGGTCTCATATTATGATATCACTCCTACCTCCACCTTATTAACTgatgtgccacatcagatttttgctagCATAGCTTGCATGATGTAGTACTAGTTATGATACTCGCCACTATGAATAGACTAAATGACATGTCAAAACCTATAGCCGAGCTCActaacaaactaccaccgggctgGCCTTAATCACCGGTGATTCTGGAGACGACGTTACCCAGCTAATACTCGGAGTTTGGATGTGCTCTGATCTTTTATGCAACTTACTTCTTGAATCAGCACGATTGCTTACCGCCCCTTTCTTGACTTTGAGGGAGAGTGGTCATTACCCTATAGCGATGCAagagtaatcaagcgttacaaccAAAGCAGAATACGTACTAGTACTACTACATGCTGGGACAATAAATGATTCGGTGTCATTGAACAGTTGTTAGGTTTATGTTAGTGAAACCattttgatgattgatggtgattTTACGACATAATGAGATTTCACCGTCACAGGACGGCCCTAAATACACTCTCTCAATGGGACACGTTCAAACAGATACGGAGTACAAGTGAAGAAAACGGGCACAGTGCGTTGAGCCACAGTAGAGGTTAAGGTTGGCAGTTGCAACGCTGTCTTAAAACACCTCGGCCGAATACGGTTGAGAGTCGGGAGGATCCATCAGCGTGGTTGTGATTGTGGCTTCGCCAGCGCACGGCTGGCACCTTACGATGGATATATGTAAACAAATTATCCATGCAATAAAACTTAGCATATTGTCCTAAAAATGTAATGCATGATATTGCTAACCGTTGCAGCAGAAAATACATTACGCTCCATCATTTGGACTGGCATTACCATAGTGTTTATGCAGTATGAACACACACTGGAAAATGAATTAACCTGATAGCTAAGTATGCAAGGTAGAAAGGAAACGGCTCATACTTCGTTTCCATATTAAAACACCGACTATATCTCAAAAGAAATGCATTGACTCAATACACATGAATGCCAATTCAACATGGTTCGACTTAAATCAAAGATTATTCATGCCAGAATTCATAATTTTCACAATATAATGCTGGATGGTAAGTGTGTATCATTAGCCAAAACATAAATCCAGTTACATTAAAGCTCATCTCAAGAGCTGTTAATGTTAGAGTGATATCACA contains:
- the LOC124662780 gene encoding desmethyl-deoxy-podophyllotoxin synthase-like; the encoded protein is MKSTVPYYDLCLLCLFLALLFYAVLRAVFSSGTKHRRLRLPPGPWQLPVIGSLHHLLRGLPHRTIRDLSLRHGPLMLLRVCERVAIVVSSAEAVREIYKGNEALFSERLSSPGIDELSRHGQGVIFAPYGDHWRLLRRILMTELLSARRIGSFQRIREEEAARLVSSVQAKSSSSGGGLVNVGELLDEFMTDSAVRAIFGDRLPDRAAFMKIVKQGVSLASLFDLRDLFPSSRLVRLLPRGSGKAERHRQEMFKLMDNILKTHQERRASTDGDDEHDLVDVLLRIQKEGDIRVSLTDGVIRAVLIDVFGAALDTTSTTLQWAMAELVANPIVMHKVQLETRRVLAGEATIQESMLKDMHYLRATIKETLRLHPPAPFFPRLCLQDYKFHGYDVPRGAIVLTNVWAISRDPKYWDEPEMFMPERFEGNNDVDFRGMDFEFTPFGVGRRICPGIGFAHASIEIALASLLYHFDLDLPKGVEPGKMDMTEVFGVTLSRKANLFLHPIPYVPV